One window of Equus asinus isolate D_3611 breed Donkey chromosome 7, EquAss-T2T_v2, whole genome shotgun sequence genomic DNA carries:
- the NAA30 gene encoding N-alpha-acetyltransferase 30 encodes MAEVPPGPSSLLPPPAPPASAAAEPRCPFPAGAALACCSEDEEDDEEHEGGEAAAPRRPCLRCPAPPQEQQQLNGLIGPELRHLRAAASLKSKVLSAAEAAAAGGPRATATPGPGVRSGESPPRCLPGRARTALPVPAEAAASGPAAARNGLAGGAEREQDDGGQVRLLAASLAAGCSLRSPSGREVEPGEDRTIRYVRYESELQMPDIMRLITKDLSEPYSIYTYRYFIHNWPQLCFLAMVGEECVGAIVCKLDMHKKMFRRGYIAMLAVDSKYRRNGIGTNLVKKAIYAMVEGDCDEVVLETEITNKSALKLYENLGFVRDKRLFRYYLNGVDALRLKLWLR; translated from the exons ATGGCGGAGGTACCGCCTGGGCCTAGCAGCCTCCTCCCACCGCCCGCACCGCCGGCCTCGGCGGCGGCCGAGCCCCGCTGCCCCTTCCCGGCGGGGGCCGCCCTCGCCTGCTGCAGCGAGGACGAGGAGGACGACGAGGAGCACGAAGGCGGCGAGGCGGCGGCCCCGCGGCGCCCGTGCCTCCGCTGCCCGGCGCCGccgcaggagcagcagcagctcaaCGGCTTGATCGGCCCCGAACTGCGGCACCtccgggcggccgcctccctcaaGAGCAAGGTTCTGAGCGCCGCGGAGGCGGCGGCCGCCGGCGGCCCCAGAGCGACTGCCACCCCGGGGCCCGGCGTGCGCTCCGGCGAGAGCCCCCCGCGCTGCCTCCCCGGTCGCGCACGGACTGCGCTGCCCGTCCCGGCCGAGGCGGCGGCGAGCGGCCCCGCGGCGGCCCGCAACGGACTGGCGGGGGGCGCCGAGCGGGAGCAGGACGACGGCGGGCAGGTGCGGCTGCTGGCTGCGTCCCTGGCCGCCGGCTGCAGTTTGAGAAGCCCCTCAGGCCGGGAGGTGGAGCCTGGGGAGGATCGGACGATACGCTATGTCCGATATGAATCCGAGCTGCAAATGCCCGATATCATGAGACTGATCACCAAAGATCTGTCTGAACCCTACTCCATTTATACCTATAGATATTTTATCCACAACTGGCCACAGCTGTGCTTCTTG gCCATGGTAGGGGAGGAGTGTGTAGGTGCCATCGTTTGCAAGTTGGATATGCACAAAAAGATGTTCCGCAGAGGTTATATAGCCATGTTAGCTGTGGATTCCAAATACAGGAGAAATGGCATTG GTACTAACTTGGTTAAGAAAGCTATCTATGCCATGGTTGAAGGAGACTGTGATGAG GTTGTTTTGGAAACAGAAATAACCAATAAGTCTGCTTTGAAACTTTATGAAAATCTTGGTTTTGTTCGAGATAAGAGGCTGTTCAGATACTATTTAAATGGAGTTGATGCACTGCGACTTAAATTGTGGCTGCGTTGA